The following are encoded together in the Sphingomicrobium clamense genome:
- a CDS encoding alanine/glycine:cation symporter family protein: MIDQIVNVSDFIWGGTWNGNEVIPFPPMVLILLGIGLWMMVGLRFYPILGLGTAFKNLFKGRKGSGAGEISPFAALSTALSGQVGTGNLAGVATAIALGGPGAIFWMWVTALIGMALAFAEGSLAIRYRSQNAEGVYRGGPMTYILMGLGKKWTWLAVLFCIGTLASAMVTGNSIQANSVADSFGELFGMEEWLAGVIVAVAVFIVIIGGIKSIGSVAEKIVPFMAVAYLIMALLALVLNAGDLPETFALIFKGAFGFDAAAGGFTGAMIMMAIRAGVARGLFSNEAGQGSTPIAHAVAQTDDPRSQGNMAMLGTFIDTIVICTMTALVMLTVAGDFQLTDPETGAVSTVAHAWQSDLQGFEMTSGAFAAAFPLPVLGVPIGSLIVSVALILFVFTTLLTWSYYGERAITFLYDRTPGASLKGEKTLHLLWRLLWCVIIYVGASLDLTLVWRLGDISNAAMALPNLVALAALSGVVFALAKGDKTAGKTHDVKEVRNLAGAEPPPGAGH; encoded by the coding sequence ATGATCGATCAAATCGTCAACGTCAGCGACTTCATCTGGGGTGGCACGTGGAATGGCAACGAAGTCATCCCGTTCCCGCCGATGGTCCTGATCCTGCTCGGCATCGGCCTGTGGATGATGGTGGGACTTCGCTTCTACCCGATCCTCGGGCTCGGCACCGCGTTCAAGAACCTGTTCAAGGGCCGCAAGGGCTCGGGCGCGGGTGAAATCTCGCCCTTCGCCGCGCTTTCCACGGCGCTGTCGGGGCAGGTCGGGACCGGCAACCTTGCCGGTGTCGCCACCGCCATCGCGCTGGGTGGCCCCGGCGCCATCTTCTGGATGTGGGTGACCGCCCTGATCGGCATGGCGTTAGCCTTCGCCGAGGGCAGCCTTGCCATCCGTTATCGTTCGCAAAATGCCGAGGGCGTCTATCGCGGCGGCCCGATGACCTACATCCTCATGGGGCTGGGCAAGAAATGGACCTGGCTCGCGGTGCTCTTCTGCATCGGCACGCTCGCATCGGCGATGGTGACGGGCAATTCGATCCAGGCCAACTCGGTCGCCGATAGCTTCGGCGAACTGTTCGGCATGGAAGAATGGCTTGCCGGCGTGATCGTCGCGGTGGCGGTGTTCATCGTCATCATCGGCGGAATCAAGTCGATCGGCTCGGTCGCGGAAAAGATCGTGCCGTTCATGGCGGTCGCCTACCTGATCATGGCTTTGCTCGCGCTGGTCCTCAACGCGGGCGACCTGCCCGAAACCTTCGCGCTCATTTTCAAGGGCGCGTTCGGCTTCGACGCGGCGGCCGGCGGCTTTACCGGCGCGATGATCATGATGGCCATCCGTGCCGGCGTGGCGCGCGGCCTGTTTTCGAACGAGGCGGGTCAGGGTTCGACCCCGATCGCGCACGCGGTCGCGCAGACCGACGACCCGCGCTCGCAGGGCAACATGGCCATGCTCGGCACCTTCATCGACACCATCGTCATCTGCACGATGACCGCGTTGGTGATGCTGACCGTGGCTGGCGACTTCCAGCTGACCGATCCTGAAACGGGCGCGGTGAGCACGGTGGCGCATGCCTGGCAGTCGGACCTGCAGGGCTTCGAGATGACCTCGGGTGCGTTCGCGGCAGCCTTCCCGCTGCCGGTGCTGGGGGTCCCGATCGGATCGCTAATCGTGTCGGTCGCGCTGATCCTGTTCGTGTTCACCACGCTCCTCACGTGGAGCTATTATGGCGAACGCGCGATCACCTTCCTTTACGACCGCACGCCGGGTGCGAGCCTCAAGGGCGAGAAGACGCTTCACCTCCTGTGGCGCCTCCTGTGGTGCGTAATCATCTACGTCGGCGCCTCGCTCGACCTGACCCTGGTCTGGCGTCTCGGCGATATCTCCAACGCCGCCATGGCGCTGCCCAACCTCGTCGCGCTCGCGGCGCTGTCGGGCGTCGTCTTCGCGCTGGCGAAGGGCGACAAGACGGCGGGCAAGACGCACGACGTCAAGGAAGTGCGCAATCTCGCGGGGGCGGAACCGCCTCCGGGTGCAGGCCACTAG
- a CDS encoding nuclear transport factor 2 family protein, giving the protein MMITMAMALIGANALDTQDRCAGAVEAVQAAYVDGIWRNRDAEAVANGFHENFVMQAVRDGAVASISIDDWVGGRMDGTPNEDTVEADLELLDCSGDMAMVRGELSVNGTPTFIDVLGLYRLDGDWKIVTKQFVRP; this is encoded by the coding sequence ATGATGATCACGATGGCGATGGCGCTGATCGGCGCCAATGCGCTCGACACACAGGACCGGTGCGCGGGCGCCGTCGAGGCGGTCCAGGCCGCCTATGTCGACGGCATCTGGCGCAACCGCGATGCCGAGGCCGTCGCCAACGGCTTTCACGAAAATTTCGTGATGCAGGCGGTGCGCGACGGGGCGGTCGCCTCGATCTCGATCGACGACTGGGTCGGCGGCCGCATGGACGGCACGCCCAACGAAGACACGGTCGAAGCCGACCTCGAACTGCTCGACTGTTCGGGCGACATGGCGATGGTACGCGGCGAATTGTCGGTCAACGGGACGCCGACCTTCATCGACGTACTCGGGCTCTACCGCCTCGATGGCGACTGGAAGATCGTCACCAAGCAATTCGTTCGTCCCTGA